CGTATCCGTCTACCTGGTCTGTGCGCTTACCCACTTCGCCCTTATAATCACCCACCTGTGTTATTACCTGCTCCCAGGCTGCCTGCAAATCGCTCTGGGGAAGTGCCGCCTTCATGTCGTCGTCAAATGATGCAAAGGCACTGCTGTAATCTCCATCCACCAACTGAGAGACAAACTCGCTAGCCTTTTCATATAACTCTTCATTGACATCGGATTCCCCGGACTGCCCACAGGAGGCGAGAACAAAAACAAAGATAACCAGCAGGCAAAAGACAGCAAAGCGCTTTAACATTTGACCACCCCTTTTTCATGTTTATATTAACGGACCTGTAGCCAACTTACAATGTCGTCCACTACCTCTTGAGCCACATTGCCCGGTTGCATGTATTCATTAGGGTTACCCGGTCCTTCACCTTTCATAAACAGATGATTTAAACCGGGATAAGACTTAAAAGCTACATCTGTACGTGAACTGAGTTCATCCTGCCAGATTGTAAAGTCTTCCATTGTAACCTGGTAGTCCCGCTCACCCTGCAGTATCAGCACAGGCACAGAAAGAGTTTTCGCTGTCTCGGCAGGGTTGTAATCCCTCAGGTACAACCAGTAGGATGCCGGCATGCCAAGTGGTAGTTTGTCTGCAGGCGTATCCAAAGAGAGATCGGGATCTTTCACACGTTCAACCCTCAACTGCATGTCTTGCAATGCTGCTTCTGTTTCTTCAGTAACCTTCTCTTCCAAACCTGCCAGATAGTGATACTGCTCAAGGATAATGTCTTCAAGAGGCCTTGCTGCCCCCGCCAGGATAATTAATCCGGCTATCTCCCTGTCTTCTGCGCCGATAAGCGGGGCCAGGGTACCTCCCAGGCTGTGCCCCAAGACATAAATGCTCTCAGGATCAATATCATCTCTACTTCTTAGCAAAGCCACTGCTGCCAGGGCATCATCTATAACTTCTTCCTTCGGTGTCAGAGTCTCCATCTGGGAAGCCATTGCCTGCCCGTGTTCTTTAGTTCTTTTTTCATATCGCAAGACTGCAATTCCTCTGGAAGAGAGCCCTGTTGCCAGGTCTTTAAAGGGCTTGTTGGGACCGATAGTTTCATCCCTGTCATTGGGGCCTGAACCGTGTACCAGGACAACTGCAGGGTGCGACCCGCTTTCCAATGGCACAGTCAAGGTGCCGGGCAGAGCCCACTCTCCGCTGCCGACAGTAACCTCATATTCAGTAAAGGCAGCAGTGTCGGTATAAGGCGGCAGGCGGTATTCACTCTCATAATGCTCCTGGGCAGGCTGGAAGAAAAGCCCCGCCACACGCTTATCCCTATTAAACACGACTCTTATATCCAATACCAGGCTTTCAAACTCTGAGGTGACCAAGACTGCATCATACTCATCATCGCTTTCTACTCTTGTATCCAAGATACCCACAAAAGGGCCTGCCTGCCCCAGCAGTTGTTCCCATACTTCCCGCAGATTACTCTCAGGTAAGGCCTGCCTCATGTTTGCATCATAATATGCCACTGTTCCGGCAAAATCCTCTTCGGACAGCTTGGTAACAAAATCAACTGCCAGGTCGGTAACGTCACCTTCCAGAGGGGGATCTGCAGGTGCAGTTTGAGTACTGCAGGACGCTGTCACAACAGCTAAAAGAATTAATAGGATAAAAGTTAGTTTATACAAACGCACACCAACCTTCCGCCCCAAATTAGTCATATATTAACAAATGCCACATTAATTATATCACTATTTTTCATCGTAAATGAACAATTCTTCCACATTTACTGCAAAAAAACGGGCCATCTTAAAAGCCAGCTTAATGGATGGATCGTATCTGCCTTTCTCAATGGAATTCACAGTTGCCCGGGTAACGCCGAGCTTTTTTGCCAGTTCTTCCTGAGTAAGGTCATGCATAGCTCTATAAACTTTCAACTTATTTTCCACTACTTTCTCAACCCCAAAACAGTAATATTAATTACCCAGAACAGATAAGTGACGCCAAGGACACCAATCCATAAACCAAGGTTGTCAAGACCTACCCAGGGCTGCGCCAAGGCACCAATTACCAGAAAAA
This region of Dethiobacter alkaliphilus AHT 1 genomic DNA includes:
- a CDS encoding alpha/beta fold hydrolase — translated: MRLYKLTFILLILLAVVTASCSTQTAPADPPLEGDVTDLAVDFVTKLSEEDFAGTVAYYDANMRQALPESNLREVWEQLLGQAGPFVGILDTRVESDDEYDAVLVTSEFESLVLDIRVVFNRDKRVAGLFFQPAQEHYESEYRLPPYTDTAAFTEYEVTVGSGEWALPGTLTVPLESGSHPAVVLVHGSGPNDRDETIGPNKPFKDLATGLSSRGIAVLRYEKRTKEHGQAMASQMETLTPKEEVIDDALAAVALLRSRDDIDPESIYVLGHSLGGTLAPLIGAEDREIAGLIILAGAARPLEDIILEQYHYLAGLEEKVTEETEAALQDMQLRVERVKDPDLSLDTPADKLPLGMPASYWLYLRDYNPAETAKTLSVPVLILQGERDYQVTMEDFTIWQDELSSRTDVAFKSYPGLNHLFMKGEGPGNPNEYMQPGNVAQEVVDDIVSWLQVR
- a CDS encoding DUF3887 domain-containing protein, giving the protein MLKRFAVFCLLVIFVFVLASCGQSGESDVNEELYEKASEFVSQLVDGDYSSAFASFDDDMKAALPQSDLQAAWEQVITQVGDYKGEVGKRTDQVDGYDRVFVNSEFEDATIDIIVVFNSEKEISGLFFQ
- a CDS encoding helix-turn-helix transcriptional regulator, which translates into the protein MKVYRAMHDLTQEELAKKLGVTRATVNSIEKGRYDPSIKLAFKMARFFAVNVEELFIYDEK